The following are encoded in a window of Longibacter salinarum genomic DNA:
- a CDS encoding ATP-binding protein: MPSFADRLRAAHQNRFVGREGELDAFEHAIDADVPPFAVLYIHGPGGVGKTALTQEMQFRCADRSVSVCAVDARNVEPTPQAAEKAIEEAGLDLSVDPSAPDSMEVLFVDTFEAWTPLYEWFRSNLIPRLPASLIVVLSGRTPPPASWRSDLGLEPLLKIQPLRNLPRRLGERYLDRRGIEGDVRERILGFSHGHPLALSLAADAVAQGADANFDPIDSPDLVGTLVRRFLERVPSDRHRQALEACALVRVCSEPLLSTLLKGTDDGGSSMGYATGNGTPERLIGAHDLFTWLRQLSFIETSSEGIFPHDIVRTAIAADLRWRDHDRFDRLQQRARTHYLDALDDATSTQTVGTDAGNEAQGILTDYLYLFRHNPVVRPFFQRLRNEWNARTPPVRDAATSEDRGPLRKMVAQNENEASAECFEHWWNHDASTVHVFRDDNTTPAGFLMQIDLSAVTEKDRDADPAVEAACSFLETDAPLRKGEIASHFRFWMARDSYQDISPVQSLISAYRVRYYLSTPGLAYTFIPAAKPEQWELLFAYGDMHRVSAADFSVGDDAYAVFGHDWRVVPPQAWLDRLADRDLSPAMPEPASASPTMIVLSRSDFDDAVKEAFKAHARPEAMHDNPLLRSRLIAEATGLDASADERIEALRTRLDEAAYSLDSDPKTAKYYRAVRATYLNPQPTQERAAEHLNLAFSTYRRYLKRGIQHVADLLWRDEVGDRGEND, encoded by the coding sequence ATGCCATCATTTGCCGATCGACTTCGTGCTGCCCACCAGAACCGATTTGTCGGGAGGGAGGGCGAGCTAGACGCGTTCGAACACGCTATTGATGCGGACGTGCCCCCCTTCGCCGTGCTTTACATCCACGGTCCGGGAGGCGTTGGAAAAACGGCATTGACGCAGGAAATGCAATTCCGTTGCGCCGACCGATCCGTATCCGTGTGTGCTGTTGATGCACGGAACGTGGAGCCGACCCCGCAGGCAGCAGAAAAAGCGATCGAAGAGGCGGGGCTGGACTTGTCCGTCGATCCCTCAGCGCCCGACTCGATGGAGGTGTTGTTCGTCGATACCTTTGAGGCTTGGACACCGCTTTACGAATGGTTTCGGTCGAATCTGATCCCGCGACTTCCGGCGTCGTTAATCGTCGTTCTGTCGGGACGAACACCGCCTCCCGCTTCATGGCGATCGGACCTCGGACTTGAGCCGCTGTTAAAAATCCAGCCGTTACGAAATCTGCCGCGGCGTCTCGGGGAGCGCTACCTGGACCGGCGCGGGATCGAAGGGGATGTTCGAGAGCGCATCCTCGGGTTCTCGCACGGTCACCCGCTCGCTCTGTCGCTCGCGGCCGATGCGGTGGCGCAGGGGGCGGACGCGAATTTCGACCCAATCGACTCGCCAGACCTCGTGGGTACGCTCGTTCGACGTTTCCTGGAGCGCGTTCCGTCCGACCGTCATCGTCAGGCCCTGGAAGCGTGTGCGCTCGTCCGCGTCTGCTCGGAGCCACTGCTGTCTACGCTTCTGAAAGGAACTGATGACGGAGGCTCATCGATGGGGTACGCAACGGGAAACGGGACGCCGGAACGGCTGATCGGTGCCCACGACCTGTTTACGTGGCTGAGACAACTTTCATTCATCGAGACGAGCTCGGAGGGGATCTTTCCACACGACATCGTTCGGACCGCGATTGCTGCCGATCTCCGCTGGCGGGATCATGATCGCTTTGATCGCCTCCAGCAACGGGCCCGTACGCACTACCTCGATGCTCTGGACGACGCGACATCCACGCAGACCGTCGGTACGGACGCTGGCAATGAGGCCCAGGGCATCCTGACGGATTACCTGTACCTGTTTCGCCATAATCCAGTCGTTCGGCCGTTCTTCCAGCGCCTGCGGAACGAATGGAATGCTCGAACGCCCCCTGTTCGCGACGCTGCGACGAGTGAGGATCGCGGGCCTCTGAGAAAGATGGTGGCTCAGAATGAAAATGAGGCTTCGGCCGAGTGCTTCGAGCACTGGTGGAACCATGATGCGAGCACGGTACACGTCTTCCGAGACGATAACACCACACCGGCCGGTTTCTTGATGCAGATCGACCTGAGTGCCGTCACGGAGAAAGACCGAGACGCCGATCCAGCCGTGGAGGCTGCATGTTCGTTTCTGGAAACCGATGCACCCCTCCGAAAAGGGGAAATCGCATCTCACTTTCGCTTCTGGATGGCTCGAGATAGCTATCAGGACATCTCTCCCGTGCAGAGCCTGATTTCTGCCTATCGCGTTCGCTACTACCTGTCGACGCCCGGTCTCGCGTACACCTTTATTCCCGCTGCGAAGCCGGAGCAGTGGGAGCTCCTCTTCGCGTATGGTGACATGCATCGCGTCTCGGCCGCAGACTTTTCTGTGGGAGACGACGCGTATGCTGTGTTTGGTCACGACTGGCGCGTGGTGCCACCACAGGCATGGCTCGACCGTCTCGCCGACCGCGACCTTTCGCCTGCGATGCCCGAACCGGCGTCCGCGTCTCCGACCATGATCGTGCTCAGCCGATCCGATTTCGACGATGCCGTCAAAGAAGCGTTCAAGGCGCACGCAAGACCGGAAGCGATGCACGACAATCCACTCCTTCGCTCCCGTCTGATCGCAGAGGCAACGGGCTTAGACGCCTCCGCTGATGAACGGATCGAGGCGCTCCGGACGCGACTTGATGAGGCGGCGTACTCGCTCGACAGCGATCCGAAAACGGCGAAGTATTACCGGGCCGTGCGAGCGACGTATCTCAACCCACAGCCTACTCAGGAGCGAGCCGCCGAGCATCTCAATCTTGCCTTCAGCA